A single window of Culicoides brevitarsis isolate CSIRO-B50_1 chromosome 3, AGI_CSIRO_Cbre_v1, whole genome shotgun sequence DNA harbors:
- the LOC134835232 gene encoding shematrin-like protein 1, with translation MSRNIKFFFVCLLSIVAVTNALPARKPSVVSKADADDDLDTSASTAYVTTYVSPGFGYIPPIPFPFGFIPPVPFGFTSFGPFGTSSSYGSSSSYGSSYGLGTGGYTTYNTYGNGIGTGISAYRNGPGGVSILFLAFVALTKAIPVEKEETEAVAEPRSDTDVETVKDDLETEEHRHFGYGFHGYRPHYYGGYRRSFSPYYGRGFGGYGGYGYGGYPYYGGYRGYGGYGGYGGFGGFGGFGFFG, from the exons ATGTCGAGAAATATCAAGTTT ttcTTCGTTTGCTTATTGAGCATTGTGGCAGTAACAAATGCATTGCCCGCAAGAAAACCAAGTGTAGTGTCTAAAGCAGATGCGGATGATGATTTAGATACAAGTGCAAGTACTGCCTATGTAACTACTTACGTATCGCCTGGATTTGGATACATTCCTCCCATTCCATTCCCATTTGGATTTATTCCTCCAGTGCCTTTTGGCTTTACGAGTTTTGGACCCTTTGGAACTAGCTCAAGCTATGGATCAAGCTCAAGCTATGGATCGAGTTATGGCTTAGGAACGGGAGGCTATACAACGTATAACACTTATGGCAATGGCATTGGGACAGGAATCTCCGCTTATCGCAACGGACCTGGCGGAGTTTCT atcctGTTCTTAGCTTTTGTGGCTTTGACAAAAGCTATTCCagtagaaaaagaagaaacagaAGCTGTAGCAGAACCTCGATCGGATACTGATGTTGAAACTGTAAAAGACGATCTTGAAACTGAAGAGCATCGCCACTTTGGATACGGTTTCCATGGATATCGTCCCCATTATTACGGAGGTTATAGAAGGTCCTTTAGTCCGTATTACGGAAGAGGATTTGGAGGTTATGGAGGCTATGGTTATGGCGGATATCCGTATTATGGAGGTTACAGAGGCTACGGAGGATATGGAGGCTACGGGGGCTTCGGAGGATTTGGTGGATTCGGAttctttggataa